From the genome of Bacillota bacterium, one region includes:
- the holA gene encoding DNA polymerase III subunit delta has translation MARARRAPQGGAGGGRERRRASGAPALAALERLLEEIRRDGPAPLYLAYGPERRLVRRLEEALREALGLEEPGLRAVGLRRLDGRQLGLGEVVRQARWLPLGAGRQLLVVEEPAWFEGTPSEAELRALEAYLDEARPPAATVLLLEPAGEPDRRRRLARLVEERGRVLAAAPLGEAELAEAARDWGCRRGRAITAEAAHLLAQAAPGGLEQLLGELERLDVALEPGEAVDAAALARAGSPAAQASVFELVDAVVEGAAGRALSLFRRLRSEGEAPARLLALVARQFRLIGQVRALRRGGEEPGRLPGLHPYALRKAEAQAPLVDEDRLLAALRALEEADLSVKTGRREETEAAELALARIALSSPRRAAGGTR, from the coding sequence ATGGCCCGCGCGCGGCGGGCGCCGCAGGGCGGTGCCGGCGGGGGGCGGGAGCGGCGGCGCGCGAGCGGGGCTCCGGCCCTGGCGGCGCTGGAGCGGCTGCTGGAGGAGATCCGGCGGGACGGCCCGGCGCCGCTCTACCTGGCCTACGGGCCGGAACGGCGGCTGGTGCGCCGCCTGGAAGAGGCGCTCCGCGAGGCGCTCGGCCTGGAGGAGCCGGGACTTCGTGCGGTGGGCCTGCGCCGCCTCGACGGACGCCAGTTGGGCCTGGGCGAGGTGGTGCGCCAGGCGCGCTGGCTTCCCCTGGGCGCCGGGCGCCAGCTCCTGGTGGTGGAGGAGCCGGCCTGGTTCGAGGGCACGCCGTCCGAGGCCGAGCTGCGGGCGCTGGAGGCGTACCTGGACGAGGCGCGGCCGCCGGCCGCCACCGTGCTGCTCCTCGAGCCGGCCGGCGAGCCCGACCGGCGCCGGCGGCTGGCGAGGCTGGTGGAGGAGCGCGGCCGGGTGCTGGCGGCCGCGCCGCTGGGGGAGGCGGAACTGGCGGAGGCCGCGCGCGACTGGGGCTGCCGTCGGGGGCGGGCGATCACGGCCGAGGCCGCCCACCTGCTGGCCCAGGCGGCGCCGGGCGGCCTGGAGCAGCTGCTGGGCGAGCTGGAGAGGCTGGACGTCGCCCTGGAGCCCGGGGAGGCCGTGGACGCGGCGGCGCTGGCCCGGGCGGGCTCGCCGGCGGCGCAGGCGTCGGTCTTCGAGCTGGTGGACGCGGTGGTGGAGGGAGCCGCCGGCCGCGCGCTGAGCCTCTTCCGGCGGCTGCGGAGCGAGGGGGAGGCGCCGGCGCGCCTCCTGGCGCTGGTGGCCCGCCAGTTCCGCCTGATCGGGCAGGTGCGCGCCCTGCGCCGGGGCGGCGAGGAGCCGGGCCGGCTGCCCGGCCTCCATCCCTACGCGCTGCGCAAGGCGGAGGCGCAGGCGCCCCTGGTCGACGAGGATCGGCTGCTGGCCGCGCTGCGCGCCCTGGAGGAAGCCGACCTGTCGGTCAAGACGGGCCGGAGGGAAGAGACGGAGGCGGCGGAGCTGGCGCTGGCCCGGATCGCCCTCAGCTCGCCCCGCCGCGCTGCTGGAGGAACTCGTTGA
- the rpsT gene encoding 30S ribosomal protein S20 produces MANIKSAKKRIELARKATLRNKAGRSRARTAIRRFREALATGDRAQVEAKLREAVSVLDRVARKGILHPNAAARRKSRMTREFNEFLQQRGGAS; encoded by the coding sequence TTGGCCAACATCAAGTCGGCGAAGAAGCGGATCGAGCTGGCGCGCAAGGCGACGCTCCGCAACAAGGCGGGGCGCTCGCGCGCCAGGACGGCCATCCGGCGCTTCCGCGAGGCTCTCGCCACGGGCGACCGGGCGCAGGTGGAGGCGAAGCTGCGCGAGGCGGTCTCGGTCCTGGACCGCGTCGCCAGAAAGGGCATCCTCCACCCCAACGCGGCGGCGCGGCGCAAGTCGCGCATGACCCGCGAGTTCAACGAGTTCCTCCAGCAGCGCGGCGGGGCGAGCTGA